In Labrus bergylta chromosome 11, fLabBer1.1, whole genome shotgun sequence, one genomic interval encodes:
- the igsf5b gene encoding immunoglobulin superfamily member 5 isoform X2 — MDFFSLLVYLLFYCIHVGAQLKLFPEKLTILRGEEARLTCSTSNTRWTVMIWLLNGAAVLTISKKNGVLPSINSNVTAEKSLVSTGDSWVLILKHTERYNQGQVTCDLQDIDRKTASLFVQEKGSVKVSGDKLAFMGQLALFECHAEGWYPQPTLQWWVNDKKVSQAEYNISSEESGRSLFTVNSNLSVTAAKSSYVDCLASVSALPTPLRSRIRLTVVAEVVEEGDDCSVPLAVTASLSAFLLLLLLCICIVLWFRQRRQAKPCQQEGIRFDQSGNKRGFVAEVTGGKDNLGFSSEGPTGEGVTLSLLRCRAH; from the exons ATGGACTTCTTTTCTCTGTTGGTGTATCTACTTTTCTATTGTATTCATG TTGGGGCACAGTTGAAGCTGTTTCCTGAAAAACTAACTATCCTTCGAGGAGAGGAGGCCCGGCTTACATGCAGCACCTCCAACACCAGATGGACTGTTATGATTTGGCTTCTAAATGGTGCAGCTGTTCTCACCATCTCCAAGAAGAATGGTGTTCTGCCCTCCATCAACTCTAATGTGACAGCAGAGAAAAGCCTTGTCTCTACGGGAGACAGCTGGGTGTtaatcctgaaacacacagagaggtacAATCAGGGACAAGTGACTTGTGACCTTCAGGACATTGATAGGAAAACAGCAAGCTTGTTTGTACAAG AAAAGGGCAGTGTGAAAGTCTCTGGGGATAAGTTGGCTTTTATGGGACAGTTGGCCTTGTTTGAATGCCATGCTGAAGGATGGTACCCTCAACCTACTTTACAATGGTGGGTGAATGACAAAAAG GTGAGCCAGGCCGAATACAACATTAGTAGTGAAGAGTCAGGAAGGAGCCTCTTTACAGTGAACAGCAACCTCAGCGTGACTGCAGCAAAGAGCTCTTATGTGGATTGTCTGGCCTCAGTGTCGGCCCTGCCCACACCACTAAGGAGCAGAATACGTCTAACAGTGG TTGCCGAGGTGGTGGAAGAAGGAGATGACTGCAGTGTCCCGCTGGCGGTGACAGCCTCCCTCTCTGCTTTTCTGCTGCTTCTCCTGCTCTGCATCTGCATTGTCCTCTGGTTCAGACAAAGGAGACAAGCAA aaCCATGCCAACAGGAGGGAATAAG GTTTGACCAATCAGGGAACAAGAGAGGCTTTGTTGCTGAGGTGACTGGGGGCAAGGACAACCTGGGCTTCTCGAGTGAGGGCCCCACAGGTGAGGGAGTGACTTTGAGTTTACTAAG GTGCAGAGCACACTAA
- the igsf5b gene encoding immunoglobulin superfamily member 5 isoform X1, with protein sequence MDFFSLLVYLLFYCIHVGAQLKLFPEKLTILRGEEARLTCSTSNTRWTVMIWLLNGAAVLTISKKNGVLPSINSNVTAEKSLVSTGDSWVLILKHTERYNQGQVTCDLQDIDRKTASLFVQEKGSVKVSGDKLAFMGQLALFECHAEGWYPQPTLQWWVNDKKVSQAEYNISSEESGRSLFTVNSNLSVTAAKSSYVDCLASVSALPTPLRSRIRLTVVAEVVEEGDDCSVPLAVTASLSAFLLLLLLCICIVLWFRQRRQAKPCQQEGIRFDQSGNKRGFVAEVTGGKDNLGFSSEGPTGAEHTKITMETHSNMNVNSLHKVPDVVSSSTLALHTDSQAQVCLSEESSMNVRRLTTV encoded by the exons ATGGACTTCTTTTCTCTGTTGGTGTATCTACTTTTCTATTGTATTCATG TTGGGGCACAGTTGAAGCTGTTTCCTGAAAAACTAACTATCCTTCGAGGAGAGGAGGCCCGGCTTACATGCAGCACCTCCAACACCAGATGGACTGTTATGATTTGGCTTCTAAATGGTGCAGCTGTTCTCACCATCTCCAAGAAGAATGGTGTTCTGCCCTCCATCAACTCTAATGTGACAGCAGAGAAAAGCCTTGTCTCTACGGGAGACAGCTGGGTGTtaatcctgaaacacacagagaggtacAATCAGGGACAAGTGACTTGTGACCTTCAGGACATTGATAGGAAAACAGCAAGCTTGTTTGTACAAG AAAAGGGCAGTGTGAAAGTCTCTGGGGATAAGTTGGCTTTTATGGGACAGTTGGCCTTGTTTGAATGCCATGCTGAAGGATGGTACCCTCAACCTACTTTACAATGGTGGGTGAATGACAAAAAG GTGAGCCAGGCCGAATACAACATTAGTAGTGAAGAGTCAGGAAGGAGCCTCTTTACAGTGAACAGCAACCTCAGCGTGACTGCAGCAAAGAGCTCTTATGTGGATTGTCTGGCCTCAGTGTCGGCCCTGCCCACACCACTAAGGAGCAGAATACGTCTAACAGTGG TTGCCGAGGTGGTGGAAGAAGGAGATGACTGCAGTGTCCCGCTGGCGGTGACAGCCTCCCTCTCTGCTTTTCTGCTGCTTCTCCTGCTCTGCATCTGCATTGTCCTCTGGTTCAGACAAAGGAGACAAGCAA aaCCATGCCAACAGGAGGGAATAAG GTTTGACCAATCAGGGAACAAGAGAGGCTTTGTTGCTGAGGTGACTGGGGGCAAGGACAACCTGGGCTTCTCGAGTGAGGGCCCCACAG GTGCAGAGCACACTAAGATCACCATGGAAACTCATAGCAACATGAATGTTAATAGCTTACACAAG GTCCCTGATGTTGTGTCCTCAAGCACCTTGGCCCTGCACACTGATAGCCAAGCCCAGGTGTGTCTATCAGAAGAAAGCTCAATGAATGTCAGGAGGCTAACCACAGTTTAA
- the igsf5b gene encoding uncharacterized protein igsf5b isoform X3, with protein sequence MIWLLNGAAVLTISKKNGVLPSINSNVTAEKSLVSTGDSWVLILKHTERYNQGQVTCDLQDIDRKTASLFVQEKGSVKVSGDKLAFMGQLALFECHAEGWYPQPTLQWWVNDKKVSQAEYNISSEESGRSLFTVNSNLSVTAAKSSYVDCLASVSALPTPLRSRIRLTVVAEVVEEGDDCSVPLAVTASLSAFLLLLLLCICIVLWFRQRRQAKPCQQEGIRFDQSGNKRGFVAEVTGGKDNLGFSSEGPTGAEHTKITMETHSNMNVNSLHKVPDVVSSSTLALHTDSQAQVCLSEESSMNVRRLTTV encoded by the exons ATGATTTGGCTTCTAAATGGTGCAGCTGTTCTCACCATCTCCAAGAAGAATGGTGTTCTGCCCTCCATCAACTCTAATGTGACAGCAGAGAAAAGCCTTGTCTCTACGGGAGACAGCTGGGTGTtaatcctgaaacacacagagaggtacAATCAGGGACAAGTGACTTGTGACCTTCAGGACATTGATAGGAAAACAGCAAGCTTGTTTGTACAAG AAAAGGGCAGTGTGAAAGTCTCTGGGGATAAGTTGGCTTTTATGGGACAGTTGGCCTTGTTTGAATGCCATGCTGAAGGATGGTACCCTCAACCTACTTTACAATGGTGGGTGAATGACAAAAAG GTGAGCCAGGCCGAATACAACATTAGTAGTGAAGAGTCAGGAAGGAGCCTCTTTACAGTGAACAGCAACCTCAGCGTGACTGCAGCAAAGAGCTCTTATGTGGATTGTCTGGCCTCAGTGTCGGCCCTGCCCACACCACTAAGGAGCAGAATACGTCTAACAGTGG TTGCCGAGGTGGTGGAAGAAGGAGATGACTGCAGTGTCCCGCTGGCGGTGACAGCCTCCCTCTCTGCTTTTCTGCTGCTTCTCCTGCTCTGCATCTGCATTGTCCTCTGGTTCAGACAAAGGAGACAAGCAA aaCCATGCCAACAGGAGGGAATAAG GTTTGACCAATCAGGGAACAAGAGAGGCTTTGTTGCTGAGGTGACTGGGGGCAAGGACAACCTGGGCTTCTCGAGTGAGGGCCCCACAG GTGCAGAGCACACTAAGATCACCATGGAAACTCATAGCAACATGAATGTTAATAGCTTACACAAG GTCCCTGATGTTGTGTCCTCAAGCACCTTGGCCCTGCACACTGATAGCCAAGCCCAGGTGTGTCTATCAGAAGAAAGCTCAATGAATGTCAGGAGGCTAACCACAGTTTAA